One region of Lactobacillus johnsonii genomic DNA includes:
- the dapB gene encoding 4-hydroxy-tetrahydrodipicolinate reductase — protein MIKKVLIAGFAGAMGQKVVNLVNNMADFEIVAGLSPHANHDPEEYHLPKSAQIFNQLSDIPENIADIWIDFTTPNAVYENVKYAILHHILPIVGTTGLSDEQVTELKDLAQKEKVGGIIASNFGMSAVLLMKFAKEAAKYFPDVEIIEMHHADKKDAPSGTALSTAKLIAENRPKHESAPNEVESLAHVRGGDYEGIKIHSVRLPGYIAHEQVLFGGNGEALTIRQDSFDRESFMSGVKVALEKVDSLHELIVGLENIL, from the coding sequence ATGATTAAAAAAGTTTTAATTGCTGGTTTTGCGGGTGCCATGGGGCAAAAAGTAGTTAACTTAGTAAATAACATGGCCGATTTTGAAATTGTAGCAGGTCTTAGTCCCCATGCTAATCATGATCCTGAAGAATATCATCTTCCTAAGAGTGCTCAAATTTTTAATCAATTGAGCGATATTCCTGAAAATATTGCTGATATTTGGATTGACTTCACTACTCCTAATGCAGTTTATGAAAATGTAAAATATGCAATTCTGCATCATATTTTACCGATCGTGGGAACGACTGGTTTAAGTGATGAACAAGTGACAGAACTAAAGGACTTAGCCCAAAAAGAAAAAGTAGGAGGAATAATTGCTTCTAATTTTGGAATGTCTGCGGTCTTACTGATGAAATTTGCAAAAGAAGCTGCCAAATACTTTCCAGATGTTGAAATTATTGAAATGCACCATGCGGATAAGAAAGATGCCCCCTCTGGAACGGCTTTAAGCACGGCAAAATTAATTGCAGAAAATCGTCCAAAACATGAAAGTGCTCCTAATGAAGTTGAAAGCTTAGCTCATGTTCGTGGTGGTGATTATGAAGGAATTAAGATCCATTCCGTTCGTCTTCCAGGTTACATTGCTCATGAACAAGTTTTGTTCGGCGGTAACGGAGAAGCTTTGACTATTCGACAAGATTCGTTTGATCGTGAATCATTTATGAGCGGAGTTAAAGTAGCACTTGAAAAAGTTGATTCTTTACATGAATTGATAGTTGGATTAGAAAATATTTTATAG
- the dapF gene encoding diaminopimelate epimerase — MSTLYKVHGSQNHFFILDQTELSTPLTDTELVEFTKKITNPSSGILNGADGVLAINSPTRPQALAQMRVINADGSEASMCGNGLRTVARYLFEKYNQDNFLVDTMNANLRVRKHDNLAKGVKAFAVEISPVSFNKSSLPFQNLGYNRIIDQYLPEIYPGLRFTSIAVPNPHLISFMDQNQIESNILKEVGEYLNGDNPYFPDGVNVNFAQIIDKNKLFVRTYERGVGFTNACGTGMSATSLAFCLTYPEKGFFNQSIDVYNPGGKVQTIVHHENHTYWIELIGNATFTDQIEISEADLHNCDFSSINITSTEEESDYQNFIQNLPHFNNFSAN; from the coding sequence ATGTCAACTTTATATAAAGTGCACGGCTCTCAAAACCATTTCTTTATTCTAGATCAAACAGAACTTTCCACTCCTCTTACAGATACAGAATTAGTTGAATTTACTAAAAAAATCACCAATCCCTCATCAGGAATTTTAAATGGAGCCGATGGTGTTTTAGCAATTAATTCTCCTACGCGGCCACAAGCTTTAGCGCAAATGCGAGTTATCAATGCCGATGGTAGTGAGGCCTCAATGTGTGGGAATGGACTAAGAACTGTCGCTCGCTATTTATTCGAAAAATATAATCAAGACAACTTTTTAGTAGACACCATGAATGCTAATTTACGTGTTCGTAAGCATGATAATTTAGCTAAAGGAGTAAAAGCCTTCGCAGTCGAGATTTCTCCGGTATCTTTTAATAAAAGCTCCCTTCCCTTTCAAAATTTAGGTTACAATCGAATCATTGACCAATATTTACCAGAAATTTATCCCGGTCTACGTTTTACCTCAATTGCCGTTCCTAATCCCCATTTGATTAGTTTTATGGATCAGAATCAAATTGAAAGTAATATTTTAAAAGAAGTTGGAGAATATTTAAACGGTGATAATCCTTACTTCCCAGATGGAGTCAATGTCAACTTTGCCCAAATCATTGATAAAAATAAGCTCTTTGTACGTACCTATGAGCGCGGAGTAGGTTTTACAAATGCCTGCGGAACTGGAATGTCAGCCACATCTTTGGCATTTTGTTTGACCTATCCGGAGAAAGGCTTCTTTAATCAATCAATTGACGTTTACAATCCGGGTGGAAAAGTTCAAACAATTGTCCATCACGAAAATCATACTTATTGGATCGAATTAATTGGGAATGCTACCTTCACTGATCAAATTGAAATTAGTGAAGCTGACTTACATAATTGTGATTTTTCAAGCATAAATATAACTTCTACTGAAGAAGAAAGTGACTATCAAAATTTCATTCAAAACTTGCCCCATTTCAATAATTTCAGCGCAAACTAA
- a CDS encoding aspartate kinase: MRVVKFGGSSLATGTSVNQALEIILADPSRQVMVVSAPGKRNSSDIKVTDLLIKYAKTVLNHQNYSKIVDEIYSRYQEIGYFFGLDETQLNIIKDILLSLPEFSYPTDDYLIAAFKAHGERLNARVIAMILNQKGIKTKYLDPHEAGLTVTGEPNDAIVSPETYLNLDKIKIDSDEHIIFPGFFGITPSGHIATFSRGGSDITGAILAKGLHADLYENFTDVNGIFAANPAIIHHPQSIKTMTYREMRELSYAGFSVFHDEALIPAIEGEVPINVKNTHDPHNPGTMIVPDKLFKPLNPITGVASQKHFSALYLHKYLLNKEAGFTLRILQILYKHNIPYEHMPSGIDDITIIFNRQFLNDQLIDLICNEIQSLINPDQLEWIDDYAIIMIVGEGMKYEHGISSQILSSLNKEDISPQMINQGASQISIMIGTKKEEADQVVKTIYKQFF; this comes from the coding sequence ATGAGAGTAGTAAAATTTGGTGGCAGTTCGCTAGCCACCGGCACTAGTGTGAATCAAGCACTTGAGATTATTTTAGCTGATCCATCTCGACAAGTGATGGTTGTCTCAGCTCCTGGTAAAAGAAATAGCTCAGATATTAAAGTTACAGATCTTTTAATTAAATATGCAAAAACTGTCCTAAATCATCAAAACTATTCAAAAATAGTTGACGAAATTTATAGTCGCTATCAAGAAATTGGTTATTTTTTTGGATTAGATGAGACTCAACTTAACATAATTAAAGATATTCTACTTTCTTTACCCGAATTTTCTTATCCAACTGATGATTATCTAATTGCCGCATTTAAAGCTCATGGCGAACGATTAAATGCACGAGTAATTGCAATGATTTTAAATCAAAAGGGAATTAAAACTAAATATTTAGATCCTCATGAAGCTGGGTTAACCGTTACTGGTGAACCGAATGATGCCATTGTGAGTCCTGAGACCTACCTCAACCTTGATAAAATCAAAATAGATTCTGATGAGCATATCATCTTTCCAGGCTTTTTTGGTATTACACCTTCTGGCCATATCGCCACTTTTTCTCGAGGAGGTTCGGATATCACTGGGGCAATTTTAGCTAAAGGATTGCATGCAGACCTATATGAAAACTTTACTGACGTCAATGGAATCTTCGCAGCTAATCCAGCTATCATTCATCATCCCCAATCTATAAAGACCATGACTTACCGTGAAATGCGTGAATTGTCATATGCAGGATTTTCTGTTTTTCATGATGAAGCTTTAATCCCAGCTATTGAAGGAGAAGTTCCAATTAACGTCAAAAACACTCATGATCCTCACAATCCTGGTACCATGATTGTGCCTGACAAGCTATTTAAGCCTCTTAATCCCATTACAGGAGTAGCTAGTCAAAAACACTTCTCTGCTCTTTATTTGCACAAATATTTGCTTAATAAAGAGGCCGGCTTTACTTTACGTATCTTACAAATTCTTTATAAGCATAATATTCCTTACGAACATATGCCTTCTGGGATCGACGATATCACAATTATCTTTAATCGCCAGTTTTTAAACGATCAATTAATTGATTTAATTTGTAACGAAATTCAGTCTTTAATTAATCCTGATCAACTGGAATGGATTGATGATTATGCCATTATTATGATCGTCGGCGAAGGAATGAAATATGAACATGGAATTAGTTCACAAATCTTATCCTCTCTAAATAAAGAGGATATTTCACCTCAAATGATCAACCAAGGCGCTTCACAAATTTCAATCATGATTGGAACCAAGAAAGAAGAAGCTGATCAAGTAGTTAAAACAATCTACAAACAATTTTTCTAG
- the lysA gene encoding diaminopimelate decarboxylase codes for MNSQITNQINQAGHLTIGGVDSLKLAKEYGTPLVVYDVSQIRNQIRAFKKVFEEEQVNYAVSYASKAFASIAMYQVANEEGAYTDVVSAGELYTAMKANFPMERISFHGNNKSKEELEMAVKNHVGKIMIDNFYEIDLLRQVLEEQDSEINVMLRITPGISAHTHEYDQTGQVDSKFGFDLKSGQADKALQEVLKNQRMHMLGIHAHIGSQIFELNGFEMAAAKLVDVAASWRKNYDYTAQVINVGGGFGIKYVQEDHPLKPEEFVKAIVKTIKDEATKYNFPIPEIDIEPGRSIVGPAGYNLYKVGSMKEIPGLVPYVAVDGGMGDNIRPALYQAKYETVLANDPQRKASQEFHVAGKYCESGDILADAKLPSLKAGDILAMLDTGAYGYSMASNYNRNPRPAVVFAEDGKAQVVIRRESLEDLVHLDQDYNI; via the coding sequence ATGAATTCACAAATTACTAATCAGATTAATCAAGCAGGCCATTTAACTATTGGAGGAGTGGATAGCCTTAAGCTAGCCAAAGAATATGGAACTCCTTTAGTTGTATATGATGTTAGCCAAATTCGTAATCAAATTCGTGCTTTTAAAAAGGTGTTTGAAGAAGAACAAGTTAATTATGCAGTGAGTTATGCTAGTAAAGCTTTCGCCTCAATTGCGATGTATCAAGTTGCCAATGAGGAGGGAGCTTATACCGATGTTGTGTCTGCAGGTGAGCTTTATACAGCTATGAAGGCCAATTTTCCAATGGAGCGGATTAGTTTTCATGGCAATAATAAATCAAAAGAAGAGCTTGAAATGGCTGTCAAAAACCATGTTGGCAAAATTATGATTGATAATTTCTATGAAATTGATTTGCTGAGACAGGTTCTTGAAGAACAAGATAGTGAGATCAACGTCATGCTTAGAATCACGCCGGGTATTTCAGCTCACACTCATGAATATGATCAAACTGGTCAAGTAGATAGCAAATTTGGTTTTGATCTAAAGTCTGGTCAAGCCGACAAGGCCTTACAAGAAGTTTTGAAAAATCAAAGAATGCATATGTTAGGAATCCATGCTCATATCGGTTCACAAATTTTTGAACTTAATGGTTTTGAAATGGCAGCAGCTAAATTAGTTGATGTCGCAGCATCTTGGAGAAAAAATTATGATTATACAGCTCAAGTAATCAATGTCGGCGGTGGTTTTGGAATTAAATATGTTCAAGAAGATCATCCTCTAAAGCCAGAAGAATTTGTAAAAGCTATTGTAAAAACAATTAAAGATGAAGCAACTAAATATAATTTTCCAATTCCTGAAATTGATATTGAACCTGGTCGCTCCATTGTAGGACCAGCAGGGTACAATCTATACAAAGTAGGAAGCATGAAAGAAATTCCCGGCTTAGTTCCTTATGTTGCTGTTGATGGAGGGATGGGAGACAACATTCGGCCAGCTCTTTACCAAGCAAAATATGAAACGGTTTTGGCTAACGATCCGCAAAGAAAGGCTAGTCAAGAATTTCATGTGGCTGGTAAATATTGCGAATCTGGCGATATTTTAGCAGATGCTAAGTTACCTTCACTAAAAGCAGGTGATATTTTGGCAATGCTTGATACTGGTGCTTATGGGTACTCAATGGCTTCAAATTATAATCGTAATCCTCGTCCCGCTGTCGTTTTTGCAGAAGATGGGAAAGCACAAGTAGTTATTAGAAGAGAATCCTTAGAAGATTTAGTTCATTTAGACCAAGATTACAATATTTAA
- a CDS encoding N-acetyldiaminopimelate deacetylase, with the protein MILTEKELIQIRRHLHQIPELALKEFKTHDYLLNTIRGFNQDYLKIEVPQSLPTAILVLVKGKNPQRTIGYRADIDALPVNEKTNLPYASKNPNVMHACGHDIHMTVALGLLNYFSENQPQDNLLFFFQPAEESESGGKQAYEKGIFHDEFKPDEFYGLHDNPALPAGAIGCRMGTLFAGTTEVNIDITGKSGHAAFPQNANDTVVAAASLIMQIQTIISRSIDPIQSGVVTLGKIEAGTIRNVIAGHARIEGTIRGLTQKMIVQIDQRLKDICEGIARSYNLDVELQLNQGGYWPVENNPELTKQFISYMKNNPQVNYVETAPAMTGEDFGFLLAKFPGVMFWLGVEDNSELHSATLTPNESSIMRGIEAIKGFLIYRMEK; encoded by the coding sequence ATGATTTTAACAGAAAAAGAACTCATTCAGATTAGACGTCATTTACATCAAATTCCAGAATTAGCTCTTAAAGAATTTAAAACTCATGATTATCTTTTAAATACTATCAGGGGCTTTAATCAAGATTATTTAAAAATCGAAGTACCACAATCACTTCCAACTGCCATTTTAGTATTAGTAAAAGGTAAAAATCCTCAAAGAACTATTGGTTATCGCGCAGATATTGATGCTTTACCTGTTAATGAAAAAACTAATCTTCCGTATGCTTCTAAAAATCCTAATGTAATGCATGCGTGCGGACATGATATTCATATGACAGTTGCTTTAGGACTTTTAAATTATTTTAGTGAAAATCAACCTCAAGATAATTTGTTGTTTTTCTTTCAACCAGCCGAAGAAAGTGAAAGCGGCGGCAAACAAGCATATGAAAAAGGAATTTTTCATGATGAATTTAAACCGGATGAATTTTATGGTTTACATGACAATCCAGCTTTGCCAGCAGGCGCAATTGGTTGTCGAATGGGGACTTTGTTTGCCGGAACCACTGAGGTAAATATTGATATTACTGGTAAAAGTGGTCATGCTGCTTTTCCGCAAAATGCCAATGATACGGTTGTGGCAGCAGCTAGTTTAATTATGCAAATTCAAACTATTATTTCTAGAAGTATCGATCCTATTCAAAGTGGGGTAGTAACTTTAGGAAAAATAGAAGCGGGTACAATTCGAAACGTAATCGCAGGCCATGCCAGAATTGAGGGAACAATTCGTGGATTAACTCAAAAAATGATTGTTCAAATTGATCAACGCTTAAAAGATATCTGTGAAGGTATTGCTCGTAGCTATAATTTGGACGTTGAATTGCAGCTGAATCAAGGAGGCTATTGGCCTGTTGAAAATAATCCTGAATTAACTAAGCAATTTATCTCGTATATGAAAAATAATCCCCAAGTCAACTATGTTGAAACAGCGCCAGCAATGACGGGAGAAGATTTTGGATTTTTATTAGCTAAATTCCCTGGAGTGATGTTTTGGTTAGGAGTAGAAGATAACTCCGAACTTCATTCGGCAACGTTAACACCTAATGAAAGCAGTATTATGCGAGGTATAGAAGCTATTAAAGGATTCTTGATTTATAGAATGGAGAAATAA
- the sufC gene encoding Fe-S cluster assembly ATPase SufC, with the protein MATLEIKDLHVEVEDKDKKSKKKILKGVNLSLKTGEIHAIMGPNGTGKSTLSETIMGNPRYHVTQGDILLNNESIVEMPVDERARKGLFLAMQYPAEVPGVTNAEFLRAAINARRPKDDPISVMTFLNELDKNLDLLDMNEAMTERYLNEGFSGGEKKRNEILQMLMIKPSFGILDEIDSGLDIDALRVVSRGVNAMRGDNFGALMITHYQRLLDYIVPDIVHVMMDGRVVKDGGPDLAKKLEQEGYAGLRDELGLDIKLVDEN; encoded by the coding sequence ATGGCTACGTTAGAAATTAAAGATTTACATGTTGAAGTTGAGGATAAGGATAAGAAGAGTAAAAAAAAGATCCTTAAAGGTGTGAATTTAAGTTTGAAAACTGGCGAGATTCACGCAATTATGGGGCCTAATGGAACCGGGAAATCTACTTTATCTGAAACAATTATGGGAAATCCCCGCTACCATGTTACTCAAGGAGATATTCTGTTAAATAATGAAAGCATTGTTGAAATGCCGGTAGATGAGCGAGCTCGTAAGGGACTATTTCTAGCAATGCAATATCCAGCAGAGGTACCTGGGGTAACTAATGCAGAATTTTTACGTGCTGCAATTAATGCTCGTCGACCCAAAGATGATCCAATATCAGTGATGACTTTCTTGAATGAATTGGATAAGAACCTTGATTTGTTAGATATGAATGAGGCCATGACTGAACGATATCTTAATGAAGGATTTTCAGGCGGAGAAAAGAAACGTAATGAAATTTTACAGATGTTAATGATTAAACCAAGTTTTGGAATTTTAGATGAAATTGATTCTGGCCTTGATATAGATGCATTACGAGTAGTATCGCGTGGAGTTAATGCAATGCGAGGAGATAATTTTGGTGCTTTAATGATAACGCACTATCAACGTTTGCTTGATTACATCGTCCCAGATATTGTACATGTCATGATGGATGGACGAGTTGTAAAAGATGGAGGTCCTGATTTAGCTAAGAAGCTTGAACAAGAGGGATATGCAGGTTTACGTGACGAACTTGGCTTAGATATTAAATTAGTTGATGAGAATTAG
- a CDS encoding aspartate-semialdehyde dehydrogenase, whose translation MSKEYNVAILGATGAVGRRMIDQLAKSTIPVKSVKLLASSRSAGTHLKFRNQDLVVEETTPDSFNGIDLVLSSAGGSVSKKFLPEAVKRGAVCVDNTSAFRMDEDVPLVVPEVNPEALKNHHGIIANPNCSTIQMVMALEPVRRMFGLKQIIVSTYQAASGAGQAAIDELKKESQDYLDGKNMQEDAHILPTKGDKKHYPLAFNLLPQIDVLEDSGYSHEEWKMIHETKKIMLNDMNSKDIKVTATCVRVPVPIAHGESVYFTVEDESATAQDIMDVIADFPGDVLQDDIKNQIYPQPINAEGSRDTFVGRIRPDYENKGAFNMWVVSDNLLKGAAWNTVENAEYLVKMGLI comes from the coding sequence ATGAGTAAGGAATATAATGTTGCAATTTTAGGTGCTACTGGTGCAGTTGGGAGAAGAATGATTGACCAATTAGCTAAGTCAACGATTCCGGTTAAAAGCGTGAAGCTGCTTGCTTCATCACGTTCAGCGGGCACGCATCTTAAGTTTCGTAATCAAGATTTAGTAGTTGAAGAAACCACTCCGGATTCTTTTAATGGGATTGATTTAGTGTTATCTTCAGCCGGTGGAAGTGTATCAAAGAAGTTTTTGCCAGAAGCAGTTAAAAGAGGGGCCGTTTGCGTAGATAACACCAGTGCGTTTAGAATGGATGAAGATGTGCCTTTAGTCGTTCCAGAAGTTAATCCGGAAGCTTTAAAGAATCATCATGGCATTATTGCTAATCCAAATTGCTCCACTATTCAGATGGTGATGGCGCTTGAACCAGTTCGCCGAATGTTTGGCTTAAAGCAAATTATTGTTTCAACTTATCAAGCTGCGTCTGGTGCAGGCCAAGCCGCAATCGATGAACTTAAGAAAGAATCGCAAGATTATTTAGATGGTAAGAATATGCAAGAAGATGCACATATTTTGCCAACTAAGGGTGATAAAAAGCATTATCCTTTAGCATTTAATTTACTTCCTCAGATTGATGTTTTAGAAGATAGTGGTTATTCTCATGAAGAATGGAAAATGATTCACGAGACTAAGAAGATTATGCTCAATGATATGAATTCTAAGGATATTAAGGTTACTGCAACTTGTGTGCGTGTACCTGTACCCATCGCTCATGGGGAAAGTGTTTATTTCACTGTAGAAGATGAATCAGCTACTGCGCAAGATATTATGGATGTGATTGCGGATTTCCCAGGGGATGTATTACAAGACGATATTAAAAATCAAATTTATCCTCAACCAATTAATGCAGAAGGTTCACGCGATACCTTTGTTGGAAGAATTCGTCCTGATTATGAAAACAAGGGAGCCTTTAATATGTGGGTTGTCTCCGATAACTTATTAAAAGGCGCTGCTTGGAATACTGTAGAAAATGCAGAGTATTTGGTAAAGATGGGGTTGATTTAG
- the dapA gene encoding 4-hydroxy-tetrahydrodipicolinate synthase gives MTRLIDTDLLTALVTPFDENEEIDYDSLKKLTNYLISQGTNGFVVGGTTGETPTLSHDEKIELYTKFGEIVNGRVPVIAGTGSNNTAETIAFTNEVAKIKGIDYALVVVPPYNKPNQRSMVAHFTAVAENVDLPILIYNIPGRVGVKMNQETVVQLSHIENIKGIKQCASLEELEYIIDHKDNDFQVFTGEDSQALTARLLGANGVVSVASHIYSKQMREMYDDLYAGNYPEAARLQRWLTPRMAALFMYPSPSPVKAVLNAQGFKTGGCRLPLVSLNEEEKVTLAQHLGLKDDALMHELPLDLGKEVEEND, from the coding sequence TTGACAAGATTAATTGATACTGATTTATTAACGGCACTTGTAACTCCTTTTGATGAAAATGAAGAAATCGATTATGACAGTTTAAAGAAGCTAACTAATTATTTGATTAGTCAAGGGACCAATGGTTTTGTTGTTGGGGGAACAACTGGTGAGACACCAACTTTATCTCATGATGAAAAAATTGAGCTTTATACTAAATTTGGTGAAATTGTAAATGGACGTGTTCCAGTCATTGCCGGAACTGGAAGCAATAACACCGCTGAAACAATTGCATTTACTAATGAAGTAGCAAAAATTAAAGGAATTGATTATGCCTTAGTTGTTGTTCCTCCTTATAACAAGCCGAATCAGCGTAGTATGGTAGCTCACTTTACTGCAGTAGCCGAGAATGTTGATCTTCCAATTTTGATTTATAACATTCCAGGACGTGTTGGCGTCAAAATGAATCAAGAAACGGTGGTTCAACTCTCTCACATTGAAAATATTAAAGGAATTAAGCAATGTGCCAGCCTAGAGGAATTGGAATACATTATTGATCATAAGGATAATGATTTCCAAGTCTTTACGGGTGAAGATAGTCAAGCTTTAACTGCGCGTTTGCTTGGGGCAAATGGTGTTGTATCAGTAGCTTCCCACATTTATTCTAAGCAAATGCGTGAAATGTACGATGATTTGTACGCTGGAAACTATCCTGAGGCTGCTCGCTTGCAACGATGGTTAACTCCAAGAATGGCTGCATTATTTATGTATCCATCCCCATCACCAGTTAAGGCAGTTTTGAATGCTCAGGGATTTAAGACTGGTGGTTGTCGTTTGCCATTAGTAAGTTTAAATGAAGAAGAAAAAGTAACCTTAGCACAACATTTGGGCTTAAAAGACGATGCTTTAATGCACGAATTACCACTAGATTTAGGAAAAGAAGTGGAAGAAAATGATTAA
- the dapD gene encoding 2,3,4,5-tetrahydropyridine-2,6-dicarboxylate N-acetyltransferase — protein sequence MSKLDAQSIINYIGNAPKKTPVKVYLKGELENIDFSEEIQDFVNAKSGVIFGDWQVVKEFLANHSQEIEDYHVENDARNSAVPLLDLKEINARIEPGALIRDQVVIGNNAVIMMGAVINIGAEIGDDSMIDMGAVLGGRAIVGKHCHVGANAVLAGVIEPASAEPVRIDDNVLIGANAVVIEGVHVGEGAVIAAGAIVTHDVAPYTVVAGVPAKVIKKVDQKTESKTGLEDNLRKI from the coding sequence ATGTCAAAACTAGATGCTCAAAGTATTATTAATTATATTGGAAATGCTCCTAAAAAAACGCCAGTCAAAGTTTATCTTAAAGGAGAGTTGGAAAATATTGACTTTTCAGAAGAGATTCAAGATTTTGTCAATGCTAAAAGTGGTGTGATTTTTGGAGATTGGCAAGTAGTAAAAGAATTTTTAGCAAACCATTCGCAAGAGATTGAAGATTATCATGTCGAAAACGATGCCCGTAATTCTGCTGTACCTTTACTTGATTTAAAAGAAATCAACGCTCGTATTGAACCAGGCGCTTTAATTAGAGATCAAGTCGTAATTGGTAATAATGCAGTAATTATGATGGGAGCTGTGATTAATATTGGTGCTGAAATTGGTGATGATTCTATGATTGATATGGGTGCTGTCTTAGGAGGGCGTGCTATTGTAGGAAAGCATTGCCACGTGGGTGCCAATGCAGTTTTAGCAGGGGTAATTGAACCTGCTTCTGCGGAACCAGTAAGAATTGATGATAATGTTTTAATTGGTGCTAATGCAGTAGTAATTGAAGGCGTTCATGTTGGCGAAGGTGCTGTAATTGCGGCGGGGGCAATTGTAACTCATGATGTAGCTCCTTATACTGTGGTAGCAGGTGTGCCAGCTAAAGTTATTAAAAAAGTTGATCAAAAAACCGAAAGCAAAACTGGTTTAGAAGATAATTTAAGAAAGATATAG
- a CDS encoding aminotransferase class I/II-fold pyridoxal phosphate-dependent enzyme produces MPELADNLHFSEKVENLKPSGIRIFDNKVSEIPNIIKLTLGEPDLNTPEHVKKAAVKSIKENDSHYAPQKGKKELLEAISCFLDKIIHVKYDPKSEIVATVGATEAINAAIFALFNPEDKILVPTPVFSLYWPVANLAGVQYSLVNTASDDFKLTAEKLEEVVKNDPTIKGLILNYPTNPTGVEYTHEEIKQLAKIVEKYNLYVITDEIYSSLTYGVEHYSIATEIPERTLYISGLSKSHAMTGYRLGYIAGPKKVMDQISKVHGLMVTTTTDSSQAAAIEALTNGIDDSKEYKKIYQKRRDFVVNELSKMGVEFVKPQGAFYIFAKIPEKYGTDDMQFALDLAFKKKVGVTPGSAFGPGGEGYIRLSYASSDEALQVALKRIGEFLKEGNEE; encoded by the coding sequence ATGCCAGAATTAGCTGATAATCTTCATTTTAGTGAAAAGGTTGAAAATTTAAAGCCATCAGGAATTCGGATTTTTGATAATAAAGTTTCAGAAATTCCCAACATTATTAAATTGACTTTAGGTGAACCAGACTTAAATACACCTGAACATGTAAAAAAGGCGGCTGTTAAAAGTATTAAGGAAAATGACTCTCATTATGCTCCTCAAAAAGGAAAGAAAGAGCTTTTGGAGGCTATTAGTTGTTTTTTAGACAAAATCATTCACGTTAAATATGACCCTAAGAGTGAAATTGTAGCTACAGTGGGAGCTACAGAAGCAATTAATGCCGCTATTTTTGCTTTATTTAATCCCGAAGATAAAATTTTAGTCCCTACACCTGTTTTTTCACTTTATTGGCCAGTTGCTAATTTAGCTGGTGTTCAATATTCTTTAGTGAATACAGCAAGCGATGACTTTAAACTTACTGCCGAAAAATTGGAAGAGGTAGTAAAAAATGATCCGACTATTAAAGGGTTAATTCTCAACTATCCGACTAATCCAACTGGAGTTGAATATACTCATGAAGAAATCAAGCAACTGGCTAAAATAGTCGAAAAATACAATCTTTACGTGATTACTGATGAAATTTATAGTTCATTAACTTATGGTGTTGAGCATTATTCAATTGCTACTGAGATTCCAGAGAGAACTTTATATATTTCTGGTTTATCTAAATCTCACGCAATGACGGGATACCGTTTAGGCTATATTGCTGGACCAAAAAAGGTAATGGATCAAATTAGTAAGGTTCACGGCTTAATGGTTACTACCACTACTGATTCCTCTCAAGCAGCGGCGATTGAGGCACTTACTAATGGAATTGATGATTCAAAAGAGTATAAAAAGATTTATCAAAAAAGACGTGATTTTGTAGTAAATGAATTAAGTAAAATGGGCGTTGAATTTGTTAAACCCCAAGGCGCATTTTATATTTTTGCAAAAATTCCAGAAAAATATGGAACCGATGATATGCAATTCGCACTAGATTTAGCTTTTAAGAAAAAGGTTGGGGTTACTCCAGGAAGTGCATTTGGACCTGGTGGAGAAGGTTACATTAGATTATCCTATGCTTCATCAGATGAGGCTTTGCAAGTTGCGTTAAAGAGAATTGGGGAGTTTTTAAAAGAAGGTAATGAAGAATGA